In the Microthrixaceae bacterium genome, CACCGGGGATGTGGCGCAGGATCCACTCGACTTGGGGCAAGAACCCCATGTCTGCCATTCGGTCGGCCTCGTCGAGAACCACAACTCCTACGTCGACGAGATCGACCTCTTTGCGATCGATCAGGTCGATCATTCGCCCGGGTGTGGCTGCCACCACCTCGACGCCATCTTGGAGCTCTCGGATCTGACGCTCGATGTCGGCACCGCCGTACACGGCTGCCACCGTGATATCTCGCGCTTGGCCGATCAGACCCAGCTCATCTTTGACCTGGGTGGCCAACTCTCGGGTTGGTACCAAGATCAGTGCCCGTGGCCGCCGAGCCTCGGCCTTCTTGACAGCCTGGAGAACCGGCAGCCCGAAGGCGAGCGTCTTGCCCGACCCGGTCTTGGCCTTGCCACAGACGTCCCGGCCAGCAAGCGCATCGGCGATGGTCAGTTCCTGGATGGCGAAGGCGGTGGTGATTCCTCGGGCCGCTAAGGCTGCGACTAG is a window encoding:
- a CDS encoding DEAD/DEAH box helicase, which encodes MTTSFDALGVAPDLVAALAARGITTAFAIQELTIADALAGRDVCGKAKTGSGKTLAFGLPVLQAVKKAEARRPRALILVPTRELATQVKDELGLIGQARDITVAAVYGGADIERQIRELQDGVEVVAATPGRMIDLIDRKEVDLVDVGVVVLDEADRMADMGFLPQVEWILRHIPG